The proteins below are encoded in one region of Cyclopterus lumpus isolate fCycLum1 chromosome 8, fCycLum1.pri, whole genome shotgun sequence:
- the b9d1 gene encoding B9 domain-containing protein 1, translating to MATSNPSVFLLTVNGQIEGANFPEYDNLYCKYCFVYGHDWAPTSGLEEGITQITCKGSQSSHKLIWNFPLETTFKSTNPSGWPQLVLSVYGPDVFGNDVVRGYGATHIPFTPGQHTRTVPMFVPEPTWRLQKFTSWLMGRRPEYTDPKVVAQGEGREVTRVRSQGFVTVSFHIITKDMKKLGYDTGPSSPANTAAAPSGWSAEEQPINMQ from the exons ATGGCGACGAGCAACCCGTCCGTGTTCCTTCTCACGGTCAACGGACAAATTGAGGGAGCAAAC tTTCCAGAGTATGACAACTTGTACTGTAAATACTGTTTCGTCTACGGCCACGACTGGGCTCCCACCTCG GGGCTGGAGGAGGGCATCACTCAAATAACATGTAAAGGCAGCCAGTCTTCACACAAATTAATATGGAACTTCCCACTGGAGACGACGTTTAAGAGCACAAACCCCTCCGgat GGCCTCAGCTGGTGCTGAGTGTGTACGGTCCAGATGTGTTTGGCAACGACGTGGTCAGAGGCTACGGAGCGACGCACATCCCCTTCACACCCGGACA aCACACGCGGACCGTCCCCATGTTCGTCCCCGAGCCCACGTGGAGACTTCAGAAATTCACGAG cTGGCTGATGGGGCGGCGGCCGGAGTACACAGACCCTAAAGTAGTGGCCCAGGGTGAAGGCAGAGAAG TGACGCGGGTTCGATCCCAAGGCTTCGTCACCGTCTCCTTCCACATCATCACTAAAGACATGAAGAAGCTGGGTTACGACACCGGACCGTCGAGCCCCGCCAACACAGCGGCTGCCCCATCCGGCTGGTCGGCAGAGGAGCAGCCAATCAACATgcagtaa